One Brassica napus cultivar Da-Ae chromosome A1, Da-Ae, whole genome shotgun sequence genomic region harbors:
- the LOC125591279 gene encoding uncharacterized protein LOC125591279, with protein MADKLHVAIRSMSLEDDDPIILPDEPKFHLFDENALSIIGRLLNPDAQNMARMIDFMPQAWRLYDRVRGIALSRDRFQFVFKREEDLITVLKDRPWSYNHWTMILERWTPSPPRDFLSKFEVWIRIRNIPINHYTIDTMYMLAKKVGAVIEIAYDPKRSQKTEYIRAKVMFSATDPAFEVKNLNLPSGDVVVIEYEYEKIHKRCYGCRRLTHEKSACPYSKQRLQRHVQKPLEKNIQEQTDIVPTTNRLEGPPGFPPLFPELPPEDRAMAMQYISHSNETERRARILRVQQSIELEKSNPPAVLTKISHNLEKEKGHVFGYGVSESASGETRMVAHAVTAPAGERIHSSSEVQLSGESISPAPAPKRPAVFTIGASGSSQTGSSRGRRNGRNRPPAWVRHIRPAKNVQSKSTPVHEQSDEGAPSSKRKAEGVQIEKGNKTSKTKEDTVASILRPLPSQ; from the coding sequence ATGGCTGACAAACTTCATGTGGCTATCCGTTCTATGTCGCTTGAGGATGACGATCCGATCATTCTCCCCGATGAACCCAAGTTTCATCTATTTGATGAAAATGCTCTCAGCATTATTGGCCGTCTTCTGAATCCCGATGCTCAAAACATGGCAAGAATGATCGACTTTATGCCTCAAGCATGGCGTCTGTATGACAGAGTCAGAGGTATTGCGCTGTCCAGAGACCGGTTCCAGTTTGTCTTCAAGCGTGAAGAAGATCTGATTACTGTCCTAAAGGACAGACCTTGGTCTTACAATCATTGGACCATGATCTTAGAGCGTTGGACTCCTTCTCCACCTAGAGACTTCCTTTCCAAGTTTGAGGTTTGGATCCGAATCAGAAACATCCCTATCAACCACTACACTATTGATACCATGTATATGCTGGCGAAAAAAGTGGGGGCAGTGATTGAGATCGCTTATGACCCCAAGAGATCTCAGAAAACAGAGTATATACGAGCTAAGGTCATGTTCTCCGCAACTGATCCTGCCTTTGAAGTGAAGAACCTAAACCTTCCTTCGGGGGATGTTGTGGTGATTGAATATGAATATGAAAAAATTCATAAGAGGTGCTATGGTTGTCGTCGTTTGACACATGAGAAGTCGGCATGTCCTTATTCTAAACAACGTCTTCAAAGGCATGTGCAGAAACCTTTGGAAAAGAACATTCAGGAGCAAACTGATATAGTTCCTACTACAAACCGCTTAGAAGGTCCCCCGGGTTTCCCTCCTCTGTTTCCTGAGCTACCTCCAGAAGACAGAGCTATGGCGATGCAATATATTTCTCATTCCAATGAGACGGAGCGCCGTGCACGCATTCTACGCGTTCAACAATCTATTGAGCTGGAGAAGTCTAACCCTCCTGCGGTTTTGACTAAAATCTCTCATAATTTGGAAAAAGAGAAAGGTCATGTCTTTGGGTATGGCGTGTCTGAGTCTGCCTCTGGTGAGACGAGGATGGTGGCTCACGCGGTGACAGCTCCTGCTGGTGAACGTATTCATAGCTCCTCTGAGGTACAATTATCTGGTGAAAGCATAAGTCCTGCTCCTGCACCAAAACGTCCGGCAGTCTTTACTATAGGAGCCTCAGGGTCTTCTCAAACCGGGTCATCGAGGGGTAGGAGAAATGGAAGGAACCGGCCTCCAGCTTGGGTAAGACATATAAGACCAGCGAAGAATGTGCAGTCCAAGTCCACACCGGTTCATGAGCAGTCAGATGAAGGGGCGCCTTCCTCCAAAAGGAAAGCAGAGGGAGTTCAGATTGAGAAGGGAAACAAGACATCTAAAACCAAAGAAGATACGGTGGCCTCCATTTTGAGGCCGCTGCCATCCCAATGA